Proteins encoded in a region of the Oncorhynchus clarkii lewisi isolate Uvic-CL-2024 chromosome 18, UVic_Ocla_1.0, whole genome shotgun sequence genome:
- the LOC139373112 gene encoding inositol-3-phosphate synthase 1-A-like gives MTENIRINNPNVKYTDTHIKAQYCYHTSAVRRDGDTLTVTPSVSELEFRTERRVPRLGVMLVGWGGNNGTTVTAAVLANRLGLTWRTKTGEQKANYYGSLFQSSTVCLGPGPDGKEVNIPFRDLLPMVHPNDIVFDGWDISSMDLGSAMERAEVLDWPLQEKLRPHMSCLRPRASIYIPEFIAANQAGRADNILKGTMAEQVEQIRADIQDFRHSSGVEKVIVLWTANTERFCDLTAGVNDTAKNLLAAIQSGGEVSPSTLFAVASILEGCAYINGSPQNTFVPGAIELAVERNVFIAGDDFKSGQTKIKSVLVDFLISAGIKPTSIVSYNHLGNNDGMNLSAPQQFRSKEISKSNVVDDMVNSNPILYRKGEKPDHCVVIKYVPYVGDSKRAMDEYTSEIMMGGTNTIAMHNTCEDSLLASPIILDLVLLTELCQRVCVRPQGSETFQSFHSVLAILSFMCKAPLVPPGAPLVNAYFRQRACIENIMRACLGLPPQNHMHLEHKLQRGFLPRHDNRIYDNVVTKMVLSTGYHASQQNGVCAHLVKEATIG, from the exons ATGACTGAGAACATTCGTATCAACAATCCCAATGTGaagtacacagatacacacatcaAGGCTCAATACTGCTACCATACTTCTGCTGTACGCAGGGATGGAGACACACTCACA GTGACCCCCTCTGTTAGTGAGCTTGAGTTCCGTACTGAGCGACGTGTCCCCAGGCTGGGGGTGATGCTAGTTGGCTGGGGAGGAAACAATGGGACAACCGTCACCGCTGCTGTCCTGGCCAACAGACTGGGACTCACCTGGAGAACCAAAACTGGAGAACAG AAAGCCAACTACTACGGTTCCCTCTTCCAGTCCTCAACTGTGTGTTTAGGGCCGGGGCCAGATGGAAAAGAAGTTAACATTCCGTTCCGTGACCTCCTACCCATGGTGCACCCTAATGATATTGTCTTTGATG gctgggACATCTCATCCATGGACCTGGGCAGTGCGATGGAGAGAGCCGAGGTCCTTGATTGGCCCCTCCAGGAGAAGCTCCGTCCACACATGAGCTGCCTCCGACCCCGAGCCTCCATCTATATCCCAGAATTCATAGCTGCCAACCAGGCGGGCCGAGCAGACAATATTCTGAAAGGGACCATGGCTGAACAG gtggaGCAGATCAGAGCAGACATTCAGGACTTCCGGCATTCAAGCGGCGTGGAGAAGGTCATCGTTTTGTGGACGGCCAACACCGAACGTTTCTGTGATCTCACAGCCGGGGTCAACGACACGGCCAAGAATCTCCTGGCTGCCATACAG TCAGGTGGGGAGGTGTCTCCCTCTACTTTGTTTGCCGTTGCCAGTATCCTGGAGGGCTGTGCCTACATTAACGGTTCTCCCCAGAACACGTTTGTCCCTGGGGCGATAGAGCTggctgtggaaagaaatgtgttcaTAGCAGGAGATGACTTCAAGTCTGGTCAGACAAAGATCAAGTCAGTCCTGGTCGACTTCCTCATCAGTGCTGGGATCAAG CCCACCTCCATTGTCAGCTACAATCACCTTGGCAACAATGATGGTATGAACCTCTCAGCACCGCAGCAGTTCCGCTCCAAGGAGATCTCCAAGAGCAATGTGGTGGATGACATGGTCAACTCCAACCCTATACTGTACCGCAAAGGGGAGAAACCTGACCACTGT gtggtgaTTAAGTATGTGCCGTATGTGGGGGACAGTAAGAGGGCGATggatgaatacacctctgagatcATGATGGGAGGAACCAACACTATCGCAATGCACAACACCTGTgag GACTCTCTGCTAGCCAGTCCTATCATCCTGGACCTGGTCCTCCTTACAGAGTTGTGTCAGCGTGTATGTGTTCGGCCCCAAGGATCAGAGACCTTCCAGTCCTTCCACAGTGTCCTGGCTATCCTCTCCTTCATGTGTAAAGCTCCCCTCGTCCCCCCTGGGGCCCCGCTGGTCAATGCCTACTTCAGACAGAGAGCCTGCATTGAGAACATCATGAG AGCGTGCCTTGGTCTCCCCCCTCAGAACCACATGCACCTGGAGCACAAGCTGCAGAGGGGCTTCCTGCCTCGCCACGACAACCGTATCTACGACAATGTGGTTACCAAGATGGTCCTAAGCACCGGTTACCACGCCTCCCAACAGAATGGTGTCTGCGCACACTTGGTGAAAGAGGCAACGATTGGATAA